One window of Lytechinus variegatus isolate NC3 chromosome 2, Lvar_3.0, whole genome shotgun sequence genomic DNA carries:
- the LOC121407649 gene encoding DENN domain-containing protein 11-like, translating to MATSSDKSPLLVNIEDDSVEVLTPNTQARHPSVRSESCEERKDTENDRVQESDDIVAIFVVAFDTRSGNIVEWCLPNDINLDGVEFKAMASGSHTVLTDFIYFRKDRYYGLSCFENMHVESAAERGARMKSVGVLSTSYTMLHRHMKFLEHQVRHLLHSPGRYEDLEAFFGDHKASLPLSRDSSWEGIASVLHSSSSPLHQNASTVVNSSQLTPPSSDEHRPHMKITHPAGCFSQFLSFFGEQIFTLWKFILLRKRVLFFSPPPIGVVCYKVYCASLMSHHDVILNSAIEQKPYFYVNIADIDTLESEMSYIACTTEKIFQEKQSLYDVYVDNQNVTTHAANLKDLLRPNEVDKEKFMRLNNQRATAVFNAREQGVEPSSEEDDEIFANFFLEQNNHIFQTLHEISSTEDKSLTNDHMKAMGLDPIGDRAFIVDLLELYGIDVILMIDAPCCPV from the exons ATGGCGACCTCCAGCGACAAGTCGCCGTTGTTGGTGAATATTGAAGACGATTCTGTTGAAGTTCTCACTCCAAACACTCAAGCAAGACATCCTTCTGTTAGATCGGAAAGTTGTGAAGAAAGAAAGGACACAGAAAATGACAGAGTACAAGAATCAGATGATATTGTCGCGATTTTTGTCGTGGCTTTTGACACCCGATCGG gtAATATAGTGGAGTGGTGTCTGCCCAATGATATCAATCTTGATGGAGTGGAGTTTAAAGCTATGGCAAGTGGGTCACATACCGTCCTCACAGATTTCAT TTACTTCAGGAAAGACAGGTACTATGGTCTGAGCTGTTTTGAGAACATGCACGTTGAGAGTGCAGCTGAGAGGGGAGCAAGAATGAAATCTGTTGGCGTCCTATCAACATCCTACACTATGCTACACAGACATATGAAATTCTTAGAACACCAAGTCAG ACATCTCTTGCATTCCCCAGGAAGGTATGAGGATCTGGAAGCATTCTTCGGTGATCACAAAGCTTCCTTGCCTCTCTCCAGAGACTCATCATGGGAAGGTATAGCTTCGGTCTTACATAGTTCTTCAAGTCCTCTTCATCAAAATGCATCAACAGTAGTCAATTCTTCTCAACTAACTCCTCCTAGCTCAGACGAACACCGTCCACATATGAAG ATCACACACCCTGCTGGATGCTTCAGTCAATTTCTTAGTTTCTTTGGAGAGCAAATCTTTACATTGTGGAAATTTATCTTATTAAGAAAGAGAGTTCTCTTCTTTTCACCACCGCCTATAGGCGTTGTTTGTTATAAAG TATATTGTGCAAGTCTGATGAGCCACCATGATGTTATCCTCAATTCAGCTATTGAACAGAAGCCATACTTTTATGTTAATATTGCGGATATTGACACCTTGGAATCAGAAATGTCCTACATTGCTT GCACAACAGAGAAGATCTTCCAGGAGAAGCAGAGCTTGTATGACGTCTACGTCGACAACCAGAACGTGACGACCCATGCAGCCAACCTGAAGGACCTCCTCAGGCCCAATGAGGTGGACAAGGAGAAGTTCATGAGGCTCAACAACCAGAGGGCGACAGCAGTCTTCAATGCTAGGGAACAGGGTGTAGAACCCAGCTCAGAAGAGGATGATGAGATCTTTGCCAA TTTCTTCCTTGAACAAAACAACCACATCTTCCAGACGTTACATGAGATTTCAAGCACGGAAGACAAGTCTCTTACCAACGACCACATGAAGGCCATGGGGCTGGATCCCATCGGTGACCGCGCTTTCATTGTTGACCTCCTGGAACTCTACGGCATTGATGTCATTCTTATGATCGATGCCCCTTGCTGTCCCGTCTGA
- the LOC121407648 gene encoding bifunctional polynucleotide phosphatase/kinase-like, producing the protein MQCQLKPTRKNAAEFMAPHNIDVPRDQPTILGRSPVTGITEKKLSRQHVEVTANYSSQTLTVKQLGPNAACYQGEELQKGATVKLSNGDCFELLKGKFEYSVHFSNTETSTPSTSTSSGSLSRPESKAKGIEEDGFDQEREQVKSSKKRPLDSDSDDGDSEQDEKPEVKKSKTETKPPGDDIDQKLAALQRKAEQAEQKRKDKKLESTPQVDGGGVKSLSGNADISGRGSTTAPAAGSGKPSTVEEWKEEGKLLVYKSVGVKAGSKIVCFDMDGTLITTSSGKVFAQNADDWKIIYSEVPGKLKKLHDGGYKIVIFTNQLGISKGKLTVKEFRRKLGNVVKKLGVPVQAFAATSGGVYRKPMTGMWEYLLSKGNDGIAIDVKASMYIGDAAGRPADWGPKKKKDFSMSDRLFALNIGIPFKTPEEFFLGFKPAKFNMPAFDPRTVSTSTPLFNPPSTALPASVQEVLILVGYPASGKSTFVKNHLLTHKYVHVNRDTIGTWQKCVAACSSALGKGQSVVIDNTNADIESRKRYIDCAKKANVQCRCFSFTTTIDHARHNEKFRQLTPSGKNHASIADMIFYSFRKNFVAPKKEEGYSEVVQVNFLPSFNNSDEEKLYKKFLLEK; encoded by the exons ATGCAGTGTCAACTGAAACCAACACGAAAAAATGCAGCCGAGTTCATGGCACCTCACAACATCGATGTTCCCCGTGACCAGCCGACCATTCTTGGACGCAGCCCCGTAACCGGCATCACGGAGAAAAAACTCTCCAGACAGCACG ttGAAGTGACAGCCAATTATTCCTCTCAGACGCTTACTGTAAAACAG CTTGGCCCCAATGCAGCCTGTTACCAAGGTGAAGAACTTCAGAAAGGAGCCACAGTGAAATTATCCAATGGTGATTGCTTTGAGCTTCTCAAAGGAAAGTTTGAATACAGTGTGCACTTTAGCAATACTGAAACATCAACTCCAAGCACCTCCACATCATCGGGAAGCCTATCAAGACCTGAATCGAAAGCCAAGGGCATTGAAGAAGATGGATTTGACCAGGAGAGGGAGCAAGTGAAATCTTCAAAGAAGAGACCCTTAGATAGTGATagcgatgatggtgatagtgaacAAGATGAAAAGCCAGAGGTTAAGAAGAGCAAGACGGAAACAAAGCCTCCTGGAGACGACATCGATCAGAAGCTGGCTGCGCTTCAAAGAAAGGCAGAACAGGCTGAACAAAAACGCAAAGACAAGAAGCTTGAAAGCACACCCCAGGTTGATGGAGGAGGAGTAAAGTCTTTATCTGGAAATGCGGACATATCTGGAAGGGGTAGTACTACTGCCCCTGCTGCTGGAAGTGGGAAACCCAGCACAGTGGAGGAATGGAAGGAAGAAGGCAAATTGCTGGTCTATAAGAGTGTAGGAGTGAAAGCAGGCTCAAAG ATAGTATGTTTTGACATGGATGGCACACTGATTACGACATCATCAGGGAAGGTCTTTGCGCAAAATGCAGATGACTGGAA aatCATCTACTCTGAAGTGCCTGGCAAACTAAAGAAGCTTCATGATGGGGGTTACAAG ATAGTGATATTCACCAACCAACTTGGGATCAGCAAAGGAAAGCTGACTGTGAAAGAATTCAGGAGGAAACTTGGCAATGTTGTGAAAAAGCTTGGAGTTCCTGTTCAG GCTTTTGCTGCTACTTCAGGAGGTGTTTACCGTAAACCCATGACAGGGATGTGGGAATACTTGCTTTCTAAAGGCAATGATGGTATCGCTATTGATGTGAAGGCTAGCATGTATATTGGag ATGCTGCTGGCAGACCAGCAGACTGGGGGcctaagaagaaaaaagacttCTCCATGAGTGATCGCCTG TTTGCCCTGAATATTGGTATCCCATTCAAGACACCTGAAGAGTTCTTCTTGGGTTTCAAACCAGCCAAGTTCAACATGCCAGCTTTTGATCCG AGAACTGTCTCTACCAGTACACCATTGTTCAATCCACCCAGTACAGCATTGCCTGCCAGTGTACAAGAG GTTCTCATACTAGTGGGATATCCTGCAT cTGGAAAGAGCACATTTGTGAAAAACCACCTACTGACTCACAAATATGTCCATGTGAATCGG GATACCATAGGCACATGGCAGAAGTGCGTTGCTGCTTGCTCCTCTGCTCTCGGCAAAGGTCAGAGTGTAGTGATAGACAACACCAATGCTGATATTGAATCAAGAAAGAG ATATATTGACTGTGCCAAGAAAGCCAATGTTCAGTGTAGATGTTTTTCTTTCACAACTACTATTGATCATGCAAGACATAATGAAAAG TTCCGGCAGCTGACCCCTTCTGGTAAGAACCACGCTTCCATCGCTGATATGATCTTCTACTCCTTCAGGAAGAATTTTGTGGCTCCAAAGAAGGAGGAAGGTTACTCAGAGGTCGTTCAGGTTAACTTTCTGCCATCGTTCAACAATAGCGACGAAGAGAAACTCTACAAGAAATTTCTTTTGGAGAAATGA